The following are from one region of the Sorghum bicolor cultivar BTx623 chromosome 2, Sorghum_bicolor_NCBIv3, whole genome shotgun sequence genome:
- the LOC8074433 gene encoding leucine-rich repeat extensin-like protein 5, whose product MSDGGAAAVVRTSDGGAAAVGIRSYSSFSSGRCSTSHTSSSSSKIWNTPSYPCFSYSSVRGSRSRTYSSSNSCSCTSYPSEGCTTFYSSTATTTIRGAPPVLSSSSNSCSCTSSSSEGCSTFHSSTSYTKIRGTPPVPSSTSSSCSCTSSPSEGSSILYSSTSCTKVRGTPPVLSSSSNSCSCTSSSPEGSSTFHFSTSCTKIRGTPPILSSSSNSCSCTSSPSEGCSTSPRPAPRLGAPLPSSPLPPTRALVLPPRRKGAPPATPPRPTPRLGAPLPSSPLPPTRAPVLPPRRKGAPPSTPPVPTPKLGAPLSSPPQPQARAPVLPPRRKGAPPSTPPRPAPRLGAPLPSRPQRPARAPLLPPRQKGAPPSTPPRPAPRLGAPLPSPILPPPARAPIPPPRRKGTPPPAPRLGVPLPSPIIPPPKKGTPPSTPPLPTPRLGAPLPSPVIRPPKKGTPPSIPPLPRTPILPPPRKGAAPSSPPLRPPRRLGAPVPSPRFPPLD is encoded by the exons ATGAGCGACGGCGGCGCGGCTGCGGTGGTGAGGACGAGCGACGGCGGCGCGGCTGCAGTGgggattagg TCCTATTCTTCCTTCTCCTCGGGTAGGTGCTCCACCTcccacacctcctcttcgtcctCCAAAATCTGGAACACCCCTTCCTACCCCTGTTTCTCCTACTCCTCGGTTAGGGGCTCCCGCTCGCGGACCTATTCTTCCTCCAACTCGTGCTCCTGTACTTCCTACCCGTCGGAAGGGTGCACCACCTTCTACTCCTCCACTGCCACCACCACGATTAGGGGCGCCCCTCCCGTCCTCTCCTCTTCCTCCAACTCGTGCTCCTGTACTTCCTCCTCGTCGGAAGGGTGCTCCACCTTCCACTCCTCCACTTCCTACACCAAAATTAGGGGCACCCCTCCCGTCCCCTCCTCAACCTCCAGCTCGTGCTCCTGTACTTCCTCCCCGTCAGAAGGGTCCTCCATCCTCTACTCCTCCACGTCCTGCACCAAGGTTAGGGGCACCCCTCCCGTCCTCTCCTCTTCCTCCAACTCGTGCTCCTGTACTTCCTCCTCGCCAGAAGGTTCCTCCACCTTCCACTTCTCCACGTCGTGCACCAAGATTAGGGGCACCCCTCCCATCCTCTCCTCTTCCTCCAACTCGTGCTCCTGTACTTCCTCCCCGTCGGAAGGGTGCTCCACCAGCCCACGTCCTGCACCAAGATTAGGGGCACCCCTTCCGTCCTCTCCTCTTCCTCCAACTCGTGCTCTGGTGCTTCCTCCCCGTCGAAAGGGTGCTCCACCAGCCACTCCTCCACGTCCTACACCAAGATTAGGGGCACCCCTCCCATCTTCTCCTCTTCCTCCAACCCGTGCTCCTGTACTTCCACCCCGTCGAAAGGGTGCTCCACCTTCCACTCCTCCAGTTCCTACACCAAAATTAGGGGCACCCCTCTCGTCCCCTCCTCAACCTCAAGCTCGTGCTCCTGTACTTCCTCCCCGTCGGAAGGGTGCTCCACCTTCCACACCTCCACGACCTGCACCAAGATTAGGGGCACCCCTCCCGTCCCGTCCTCAACGTCCAGCTCGTGCTCCTCTACTTCCTCCCCGTCAGAAGGGTGCTCCACCTTCCACTCCTCCACGACCTGCACCAAGATTAGGGGCACCACTCCCATCTCCTATTCTTCCTCCTCCAGCTCGTGCTCCTATACCTCCTCCCCGTCGGAAGGGCACTCCACCTCCCGCACCACGATTGGGGGTACCTCTTCCGTCTCCTATTATCCCTCCCCCTAAGAAGGGCACCCCACCCTCCACTCCTCCACTTCCTACACCACGATTAGGGGCACCCCTCCCATCCCCTGTTATCCGTCCCCCTAAGAAGGGCACTCCACCCTCCATTCCTCCACTTCCTCGTACTCCTATTCTCCCACCCCCTCGAAAGGGCGCTGCACCTTCTAGTCCTCCACTGCGTCCACCACGGCGGCTCGGGGCACCAGTTCCATCTCCTCGTTTTCCTCCCCTCGACTAG
- the LOC8078537 gene encoding protein FAR1-RELATED SEQUENCE 5 codes for MAELNKEDPQIGLRFKSADEAWQFWLAYGGRTGFDVRKRYTNVSTFDGKVTSCRFVCSNEGLRRKGQTNHTTKCFRAETRTDCKARMSLILDRVAGNYEVTDVVLEHNHLLHLPETRHLMASQRKISELQAFEIETADDSGIRPKAAHELASRQVGGPLNLSYTCRDRKNYLQSKRQRDLAFGQAGSMLKYFHDKIVENPSFQYALQLDCEGHITNIFWADAKMILDYAHFGDVVTFDTTFGTNKEYRPFGVFLGLNQFRETTVFGAALLFDETEDSFIWLFQTFLAAHNRKQPRTIYTDQDVAMGKAIYKVFTEAYHGYI; via the coding sequence ATGGCAGAATTAAACAAGGAGGATCCTCAAATTGGCTTAAGGTTCAAAAGTGCAGATGAGGCTTGGCAGTTTTGGTTGGCATATGGGGGTCGCACAGGCTTTGATGTGAGAAAAAGATACACAAATGTAAGCACCTTTGATGGTAAGGTGACCTCATGCAGATTTGTCTGTTCCAACGAGGGCCTTAGAAGAAAAGGGCAAACAAATCATACGACCAAATGCTTTAGAGCTGAAACAAGGACTGATTGCAAAGCTCGAATGAGCCTTATATTGGACCGAGTTGCAGGAAATTATGAAGTCACTGATGTTGTGCTTGAACACAATCACCTTCTTCACTTGCCAGAAactcggcacttgatggcatcACAAAGGAAAATTTCAGAGCTGCAAGCTTTTGAAATAGAGACTGCAGATGATTCTGGAATTAGACCAAAAGCTGCACATGAGTTGGCTAGTCGTCAAGTTGGTGGACCACTTAACCTTAGCTACACTTGCCGTGATCGTAAAAATTATTTACAAAGCAAACGGCAGCGGGATTTGGCTTTTGGACAGGCTGGAAGTATGTTGAAGTATTTTCATGACAAAATTGTTGAAAATCCATCATTCCAATATGCTTTGCAGTTAGATTGTGAGGGGCATATAACCAACATATTCTGGGCTGATGCTAAGATGATTCTTGACTATGCACACTTTGGTGATGTGGTTACGTTTGACACTACTTTTGGCACCAACAAAGAGTATAGGCCTTTTGGTGTTTTTCTTGGCCTGAATCAGTTTAGAGAAACCACTGTTTTTGGTGCTGCACTTCTATTTGATGAAACAGAGGACTCATTTATATGGCTCTTTCAGACTTTCTTAGCTGCACATAATAGAAAGCAACCTAGAACTATCTATACAGATCAAGATGTGGCAATGGGAAAGGCTATATATAAAGTCTTTACTGAAGCATATCATGGCTATATATAA
- the LOC8078539 gene encoding uncharacterized protein LOC8078539, translated as MAATASLSAVAAPLSVAGLRKPLGASSFRPLQPRAAARMTAVRASSSVKEKAAAGLTAAALAAALVVPDVAEAAQSLTPSLKNFLLSIVSGGVVLVAIVGAVVAVSNFDPVKRA; from the coding sequence ATGGCCGCAACAGCGTCTCTGTCCGCCGTCGCGGCGCCGCTGTCCGTGGCCGGGCTCAGGAAGCCGCTCGGCGCGTCGTCGTTCCGGCCCCTGCAGCCGAGGGCGGCGGCGAGGATGACGGCCGTGCGCGCGTCGTCGTCCGTGAAGGAGAAGGCGGCGGCCGGGCTGACCGCGGCGgccctggcggcggcgctggtggtgcCGGACGTCGCCGAGGCCGCGCAGTCGCTCACGCCGTCGCTCAAGAACTTCCTGCTCAGCATCGTGTCCGGCGGGGTCGTGCTCGTCGCCATTGTCGGCGCCGTCGTCGCCGTCTCCAACTTCGACCCCGTCAAGAGGGCCTGA
- the LOC8074436 gene encoding F-box/kelch-repeat protein SKIP6: protein MSASAEPTSPPQPTAQVRGSLIPALPDDLAVHCIALLPRAAHPSLALVSRAFHALLCRHPEPLLAARRALRRSEPHVLLSLRPPSSASPLFFLLLPHPGWPPLPLPSPPVPVSSSASAATDGTRLFLVGGSVSAVPAASVQILDPRARSWSVGPRLSSTREFAAAVAHSGALFVAGGCVPSSPFWAEALDLSTPNAKWRPVASPAHLREKWMHGCASLAGKVLAVADRGGLAYDPAAPPAEAWAPVSPVLDMGWKGRAAVVEGILYSYDYLGQVKGYDPDTDSWSTVEGLERELPKFLCGATLANVGGLLYLVWEGKWKGKGKGKGEVRSMVVIEWASIQITRVDEGRLRGKLVSRDTVLFPDVPRGSTITHCIALEL, encoded by the coding sequence ATGTCCGCCTCCGCCGAGCCCACCTCTCCGCCTCAACCGACGGCGCAGGTCCGCGGGAGCCTCATCCCGGCGCTTCCAGACGACTTGGCCGTTCACTGCATCGCGCTCCTCCCGCGCGCTGCGCACCCATCCCTGGCCCTCGTCTCCCGCGCGTTCCACGCCCTCCTGTGCCGCCACCCGGAGCCCCTCCTCGCCGCGCGCCGCGCACTCCGCCGCTCCGAACCCCACGTCCTCCTCTCCCTCCGCCCACCCTCCTCCGCGtcccctctcttcttcctcctgcTCCCGCACCCCGGGTGGCCCCCTCTCCCGCTCCCCTCCCCTCCAGTCCCCGTCTCGTCCTCCGCGTCCGCCGCCACCGACGGCACCCGGCTCTTCCTCGTCGGTGGATCCGTGTCCGCAGTCCCCGCTGCGTCCGTGCAGATACTGGATCCCCGGGCCAGATCCTGGTCCGTCGGCCCGCGCCTGTCCTCTACGCGGGAGTTCGCCGCGGCCGTCGCGCACTCCGGGGCGCTGTTCGTCGCCGGCGGCTGCGTCCCCTCGTCCCCCTTCTGGGCGGAGGCTCTCGACCTCTCCACCCCGAACGCGAAGTGGAGACCTGTCGCCAGCCCGGCCCACCTCCGCGAGAAGTGGATGCACGGCTGCGCGTCACTCGCCGGGAAGGTCCTTGCGGTGGCGGACCGTGGTGGGTTGGCATACGATCCTGCGGCGCCACCTGCGGAGGCGTGGGCGCCGGTGTCGCCGGTGCTTGACATGGGATGGAAGGGCCGAGCTGCGGTGGTTGAAGGAATCCTCTACTCTTACGATTACCTGGGGCAGGTCAAGGGCTATGATCCGGACACTGATTCGTGGAGCACGGTGGAGGGGTTGGAGAGGGAGCTACCGAAGTTCTTGTGCGGCGCCACCCTTGCCAATGTTGGAGGATTGCTCTACTTGGTTTGGGAAGGAAAGTGGAAAGGGAAAGGAAAAGGTAAGGGGGAAGTGAGGAGCATGGTGGTGATCGAATGGGCTAGCATTCAGATTACAAGGGTTGATGAGGGACGGCTAAGAGGAAAGCTGGTCTCTAGGGACACTGTTCTGTTCCCAGATGTGCCAAGAGGTTCAACGATCacacattgcattgcattggagTTGTGA
- the LOC110432200 gene encoding uncharacterized protein LOC110432200 has translation MRDFSPLTPCPHPLPSPPLLADQRRSSAALRPRLARGISAGFFLRIRIIKSKKRKNSAALRPHVARDISAGQEGNDRILRRQSVKGHQRSCSLADEARRMREERNHQQWIRLAEMSYEQMEEVRRKQREYQQYRERKKAMSQSSSADLGTNHSEMDQNSPFLLGNENTWPNGNYQTHN, from the exons ATGCGAGACTTCTCACCCCTCACACCTTGCCCCCACCCCCTCCCAAGCCCTCCCCTTCTTGCGGATCAGCGCCGCAGTTCGGCTGCTCTCCGTCCTCGCCTCGCACGCGGCATCAGCGCAGGCTTCTTCTTGCGGATCAGAATAATCaaatcgaagaaaagaaaaaactcGGCTGCTCTCCGTCCTCATGTCGCACGCGACATCAGCGCAGGCCAAGAAGGCAATGACCGGATCCTTCGTCGTCAATCCGTGAAGGGGCATCAACGCAGTTGTAGCCTTGCAG ATGAGGCCCGGCGGATGAGGGAAGAAAGGAACCACCAGCAATGGATTCGTTTAGCTGAGATGTCCTACGAACAAATGGAGGAGGTCAGGAGGAAACAACGTGAGTACCAACAGTATCGAGAAAGGAAGAAGGCAATGTCCCAAAGCAGTAGCGCTGACCTCG GCACTAATCACTCCGAGATGGACCAGAACTCGCCATTTTTATTGGGCAATGAAAATACCTGGCCAAATGGTAATTATCAGACACATAACTAa